From Geitlerinema sp. PCC 9228, one genomic window encodes:
- a CDS encoding ABC transporter ATP-binding protein, translating into MIEVENLSKIYGSTPAIENVTFSVEAGEILGFLGPNGAGKTTTMRILAGYLPATRGTAKIAGYEVHENSMAVRQNIGYLPENPPLYPDMTVEGFLHFVARIKRVRAGDRAAMVDAAIQNCYLQSKRHLLIRKLSKGYRQRVGVAQAIVHNPPVIILDEPTVGLDPRQIIEVRDLIKNLAGDRTIILSTHILPEVSATCTKVTIINQGKVVVTNTPDNLMSELALGSGYELEVEPETSNWETVLALLRQVAGVRSVEIVDEPELAKNRRRIHITARSEKEPGKDIAKILAKHQIGLYEMRRTRASLEDVFLQLTTEENKISEKGVGEKKLG; encoded by the coding sequence ATGATTGAAGTAGAAAATTTAAGTAAAATTTACGGTTCTACACCAGCTATCGAAAATGTCACTTTTTCGGTGGAAGCTGGTGAAATTTTGGGATTCCTCGGTCCCAACGGAGCGGGAAAAACTACTACCATGCGGATTTTGGCGGGATATTTGCCAGCCACCCGCGGTACGGCCAAGATAGCCGGCTACGAAGTACACGAAAATTCCATGGCTGTACGTCAAAATATTGGCTATTTGCCGGAAAATCCGCCTTTGTATCCGGATATGACGGTGGAAGGGTTTTTGCATTTTGTGGCTCGGATTAAGCGCGTCAGAGCTGGCGATCGCGCGGCTATGGTCGATGCAGCGATCCAAAACTGCTACCTACAAAGCAAACGCCATTTGCTGATTCGCAAACTATCTAAAGGCTACCGGCAGCGGGTCGGTGTTGCCCAAGCGATCGTTCATAACCCGCCGGTGATTATTTTAGACGAACCCACTGTGGGGTTGGACCCACGCCAAATCATTGAAGTGCGCGATTTAATTAAAAATTTAGCGGGCGATCGCACCATTATCCTATCTACGCATATCCTACCGGAAGTCAGCGCCACTTGCACAAAAGTCACCATTATTAACCAAGGCAAAGTGGTGGTCACCAATACCCCCGACAACCTAATGTCGGAACTAGCGCTGGGTTCGGGATACGAGTTGGAAGTGGAACCAGAAACCAGCAACTGGGAAACTGTACTTGCTTTACTGCGACAAGTGGCGGGGGTACGGTCAGTGGAAATTGTAGACGAACCAGAATTAGCCAAGAATCGACGCCGAATCCACATCACTGCTCGCTCGGAAAAAGAACCCGGAAAAGATATTGCCAAGATTCTCGCCAAGCATCAAATTGGTTTGTACGAGATGCGACGAACTCGCGCCAGTTTAGAAGATGTATTCTTGCAGCTAACTACTGAAGAAAATAAGATTTCGGAAAAGGGAGTTGGCGAGAAAAAGCTAGGATGA
- a CDS encoding TonB-dependent receptor — protein sequence MKTRKTSIHTLSKFTLTAIALPLSWGNILAVQANETTEPNQTNEDDIEITVIEEILEQPIYTPFRSEGILRESSRPAYIIDRQEMQAQGATTVQEALQYLPGIISAGTTGGELGSRPSQFMRGANSDQVLILLDGRPINNTGFSGSFDLASITTDSIQQIEVVPGGGSTLYGSNAIGGIINIVTRQPSDEPTFSTNLEVGSFGYNQQQISSTGTIGDVSWVVGYNRTAAANDFPFSLETFDFQDTRNNADVLYHNVNLKLSADIDQHNQLTFTGLYNTRDLGVAGGVAIPDEDSVGAFNSLTSEARQYTDELMLDLTWESQLGSNDDSLLTARVYRDSFFYRFSNPDPENPGTLDKVRSNITGLQVQHNWEFADNQTITYGGDYRNVNAENTTFDFQTGVEAENYDDNISQGAIFARYEADVTPEFSVNAGLRQEFSNLEEGDFTSPSVGFRWQATDSTVIRGNYTRNFQLPLIRETSGLAGLDVEGNPDLDPERGNSFDVGIDQQLGDFGLLRLTGFFNDVSDLIAFEFGNPSTYRNVGRVQTWGLEAALDVQLARNVYAFGNYTLNETEIIDDATEANEGNELPFRGADTFNLGVAYETPGRFYAALLLHGVSDFYVDDANDESLDGRTTLDLKVRVPVSDRFAVNASLNNILDEEFELYPGFPGMGINFRLGVRSTF from the coding sequence ATGAAAACCAGGAAAACCAGCATACATACCTTATCAAAATTCACCCTAACCGCGATCGCACTTCCCCTGAGCTGGGGAAATATATTGGCAGTGCAAGCCAACGAAACCACAGAACCAAACCAAACCAACGAAGACGACATCGAAATCACCGTCATCGAAGAAATTCTCGAACAACCCATCTACACCCCCTTCCGCAGCGAAGGAATCTTACGAGAATCCAGCCGCCCCGCCTACATCATCGACCGCCAGGAAATGCAAGCCCAAGGTGCCACCACCGTGCAAGAAGCCCTGCAATACTTACCCGGCATCATCAGTGCCGGCACCACCGGCGGTGAATTAGGCTCTCGACCCAGTCAATTCATGCGCGGTGCCAACAGCGACCAAGTCTTAATTTTGCTTGACGGTCGCCCCATCAACAACACCGGTTTTAGCGGTAGCTTCGACCTTGCCAGCATCACCACCGACAGCATCCAACAAATCGAAGTAGTGCCTGGTGGCGGTTCCACCCTCTACGGTTCCAATGCCATCGGCGGCATCATCAACATCGTTACCCGCCAACCCAGCGACGAACCCACATTCAGCACCAATTTAGAAGTGGGAAGTTTCGGCTACAACCAACAGCAAATTTCCTCCACCGGCACCATTGGTGATGTTAGCTGGGTGGTGGGATACAACCGCACCGCCGCCGCCAACGATTTTCCCTTTTCCCTAGAAACCTTTGATTTCCAAGATACCCGCAACAACGCCGACGTTCTCTACCACAATGTCAATCTAAAACTATCGGCGGATATCGACCAACACAACCAACTTACCTTTACTGGTTTGTATAATACCCGCGATTTGGGCGTTGCCGGTGGGGTTGCCATCCCCGACGAAGACAGCGTGGGCGCTTTTAACAGCTTAACCTCTGAAGCCCGGCAGTATACCGACGAACTCATGCTCGACCTCACCTGGGAGTCGCAATTGGGAAGCAACGACGATTCCCTTTTGACTGCCAGAGTGTATCGGGATTCCTTTTTCTATCGCTTTAGCAACCCCGATCCAGAGAACCCCGGCACCCTTGACAAAGTGCGTAGCAACATCACTGGCTTGCAAGTGCAGCACAACTGGGAGTTTGCCGACAATCAGACGATTACCTACGGCGGCGATTACCGTAATGTCAACGCCGAAAACACCACCTTTGATTTTCAAACCGGTGTGGAAGCGGAAAATTACGACGACAATATTTCTCAAGGAGCGATTTTTGCTCGCTACGAAGCCGATGTGACCCCAGAATTTAGCGTGAACGCTGGTTTGCGCCAGGAATTTAGCAATTTAGAGGAAGGGGATTTTACCTCGCCTTCGGTGGGATTTCGCTGGCAAGCCACTGATTCCACAGTAATTCGCGGTAACTATACCCGCAACTTCCAACTGCCCCTGATTCGCGAAACTTCCGGCTTGGCAGGGTTGGATGTAGAGGGCAATCCCGATTTAGACCCGGAACGGGGCAACAGTTTTGATGTTGGTATCGACCAGCAGTTGGGGGATTTTGGCTTGCTACGTCTGACGGGGTTTTTTAATGATGTTTCCGATTTGATTGCTTTTGAGTTTGGCAATCCCAGCACCTATCGCAATGTAGGTCGGGTGCAAACTTGGGGGTTGGAAGCAGCGTTGGATGTGCAGTTGGCAAGGAATGTTTACGCTTTTGGTAACTATACTCTCAACGAAACGGAGATTATTGACGATGCCACGGAAGCCAATGAAGGCAACGAACTGCCTTTTCGCGGTGCCGATACGTTCAATTTGGGGGTGGCTTACGAAACCCCCGGTCGCTTTTATGCGGCGTTGCTGCTACACGGTGTGAGCGATTTTTATGTGGATGATGCTAATGATGAGTCGCTCGACGGTCGCACGACGTTGGATTTGAAGGTGCGGGTGCCGGTAAGCGATCGCTTTGCGGTCAATGCCAGTTTGAACAATATTCTCGATGAGGAGTTTGAGCTTTATCCCGGATTTCCAGGGATGGGGATTAACTTCCGGTTGGGAGTGCGTTCCACGTTTTAG
- a CDS encoding S-layer homology domain-containing protein — protein MATLYVNPTSGSDSQDGSQGAPFKTISKALSQASAGTTIQLATGNYTADSGETFPLEIPPEVKVIGNENTKGEGITINGYGEHVASTLSFRNPNITVLPKDRAELRGVTVTNTGDRGTGVWVETTSSSQEVSPTIANNTLTNSVREGLTVTGQAKPKILKNKFRKNQGNGLTFVDKAKGEVKGNTFEDTGSGVNIGGEAAPFLEGNLIRSNRTGILVQADARPVLRNNEILNNTDNGLTLISNALVDLGQSSEPGNNLFRDNGNYDLENGSSNQLVSVGNQLNPANVKGDIEFASSDVPTPTPEPTPSPEPTPSPTPTPPASEQPSPAPTPEPTPSPTPTPPASEQPSPEPTPAPDGQLTDIQGHWAERFIQAMVDRGIVSGFPDNTFKPESNMTRAQYAAILAKAFDLPLEKDEITFSDVSNDFWGQDAITKATRMGFISGFPDGTFRPNQNLTRVQSIVSLVSGLGMSGGPEDILALYKDRAQIPSYATDEVATATAKRIVVNAPEKRDRLDPMRDVTRAELAALTYQAMVSQGQADAIASDAIVMFSDIDGHWAEDFIRGMAKNPDVLSGFQDGTFKPDDKLTRAQFAALLNSSYNLDAMVKNDPTTFSDVPKDFWGSEAIQKAYRAAFLLGYGDGTFRPNNTIKKVEAIVSLVNGLGLEAKNPDSSLQKLSDADSVPDWAREPIAAAIENQILVNHPHPSQLNPNQEATRAEVVAVMYQMRVNSGTEVAINSDYILTA, from the coding sequence ATGGCTACGCTTTACGTTAATCCCACCAGTGGCAGCGATTCCCAAGATGGATCGCAGGGCGCACCTTTCAAAACCATTAGCAAAGCTCTTTCCCAAGCCAGTGCCGGAACCACTATCCAACTAGCTACAGGAAATTATACGGCAGACAGTGGCGAAACATTCCCCCTGGAAATTCCCCCTGAGGTGAAAGTCATTGGCAACGAAAACACCAAAGGAGAAGGCATCACCATCAATGGTTATGGGGAACATGTCGCTTCTACCCTCAGCTTTCGCAACCCCAACATTACCGTTTTACCCAAAGATAGAGCGGAATTGCGCGGTGTTACCGTCACCAACACCGGCGATCGCGGTACGGGGGTATGGGTGGAAACCACATCCAGCAGCCAAGAAGTTTCCCCCACCATCGCCAACAACACCCTGACCAACTCGGTGCGGGAAGGTTTAACAGTCACCGGGCAAGCCAAACCCAAAATTCTTAAAAACAAGTTCCGAAAAAATCAGGGGAACGGTCTGACCTTCGTAGACAAAGCCAAAGGAGAAGTTAAAGGCAACACCTTTGAAGATACCGGTTCTGGAGTAAACATCGGCGGCGAAGCAGCTCCTTTCCTAGAAGGCAATCTCATTCGTTCCAATCGGACCGGCATTTTGGTACAAGCCGATGCCCGACCCGTCTTGCGCAACAACGAAATTCTCAACAATACCGACAACGGTTTGACGCTAATTTCTAACGCCCTGGTCGATTTGGGTCAGTCTTCCGAACCGGGGAACAATCTATTTCGCGACAACGGCAACTACGACCTGGAAAATGGTTCTTCCAATCAGTTGGTATCGGTAGGCAACCAACTCAACCCTGCCAATGTCAAGGGAGACATCGAATTTGCCAGCAGCGACGTTCCTACCCCCACGCCAGAACCCACACCTTCACCAGAACCTACCCCCTCTCCCACCCCCACACCACCTGCTTCCGAGCAACCTTCTCCAGCGCCTACGCCAGAACCTACCCCCTCTCCCACCCCCACACCACCTGCTTCCGAGCAACCTTCTCCAGAGCCTACACCGGCACCTGACGGACAGCTGACGGATATCCAAGGACATTGGGCAGAACGGTTCATTCAAGCTATGGTCGATCGAGGGATCGTCAGTGGTTTCCCGGACAATACCTTCAAACCAGAGAGCAACATGACCCGTGCCCAATATGCTGCTATTCTGGCGAAAGCCTTCGATTTGCCTTTGGAAAAAGATGAAATTACCTTTTCCGATGTGAGCAACGATTTCTGGGGCCAAGACGCCATTACCAAAGCCACCCGAATGGGCTTTATTTCAGGATTCCCCGATGGTACGTTTCGACCCAATCAAAATTTAACTCGGGTTCAGAGTATTGTATCGTTGGTTAGCGGTTTGGGGATGAGCGGCGGACCGGAAGATATTTTGGCTTTATACAAAGACCGCGCCCAAATTCCCAGCTACGCCACTGATGAAGTGGCAACTGCCACCGCCAAACGGATTGTGGTTAATGCCCCCGAAAAACGCGATCGCCTCGACCCCATGCGCGATGTCACCCGCGCCGAACTAGCAGCTTTGACCTATCAAGCCATGGTTTCCCAAGGGCAAGCCGACGCCATTGCCTCCGATGCGATCGTCATGTTCTCCGATATTGACGGTCACTGGGCAGAAGACTTCATCCGCGGCATGGCAAAAAATCCCGACGTTCTCTCCGGCTTTCAAGACGGCACCTTCAAACCCGACGATAAACTCACCCGCGCCCAATTTGCTGCCCTGTTAAACAGCAGCTACAACCTAGATGCCATGGTCAAAAACGACCCCACCACCTTTAGCGACGTACCGAAGGACTTTTGGGGCAGCGAAGCCATTCAAAAAGCCTACCGCGCCGCCTTTCTGTTGGGATATGGAGACGGTACCTTCCGCCCCAACAACACCATCAAAAAAGTAGAAGCGATCGTTTCTCTGGTGAATGGTTTGGGGTTAGAAGCCAAAAATCCCGACAGCAGCCTGCAAAAACTCAGCGACGCCGATTCCGTTCCTGATTGGGCGCGCGAACCAATCGCGGCAGCAATTGAAAACCAAATTTTGGTCAACCATCCCCATCCATCGCAGCTCAATCCCAACCAAGAGGCTACCCGGGCTGAGGTGGTCGCTGTTATGTATCAAATGCGCGTCAACAGCGGTACGGAAGTTGCCATTAACTCCGACTACATTTTGACCGCCTAA
- a CDS encoding Gldg family protein, with amino-acid sequence MQAVSGEWNAIAVGLTIGGAVFLGLWLIFQGDALLAGGSPRSAEAGTNALLTTIAVVAIVGLVNFVGVRYSEPIDLTESQRFTLAPQTEKLLDSLDQPVKVWVFSDQPKSNNQELLENYQRLANRGFQYEYVDPIQQPAIADRFGVEEFGEVYVEYGDQRQFVQSTKRESLEEAKLTSSIAKLVGGRQSTVYFLLGHQEHSPNNQGDGGLSQAVTRLENNNISVETLNLAGGKEIPDNASAIAIVGPKQNFLESELEALQEYLDDGGSVFLAVDPQQEAGLSEFLSEWGVSRSDRVAVDPSQWVQGFGPVAPVVTDYGNHPITQDFGENYTFFVLASPLEVEPQEGVNDTPLLLTSPKSWAEQNMDEGPNWEFNAEEDIRGPLVLGVAFSKPLGESIAEDSTTTEPSPEPSPEASPTPSPSPNAEDGETPATDSEPKSQPESRLVVLGDSDFATNGLISGNLNGDLFANAIGWLSRQEEQLLSIQPNKPENRRLNLNSQDIRLIGFLALLFPVLGFIASGLFWWVRR; translated from the coding sequence ATGCAAGCAGTATCTGGCGAGTGGAATGCGATCGCAGTTGGATTGACGATCGGCGGTGCAGTTTTTCTGGGATTGTGGCTCATTTTCCAAGGGGATGCCTTGCTGGCTGGGGGGTCTCCCCGTTCCGCAGAAGCCGGAACCAATGCCTTGCTAACCACCATAGCGGTGGTGGCAATTGTGGGGTTGGTGAATTTTGTCGGCGTTCGTTACAGCGAACCCATCGATTTAACCGAAAGCCAGCGATTTACCTTGGCTCCCCAAACGGAAAAATTGCTAGATTCCCTAGACCAACCGGTGAAAGTATGGGTCTTCAGCGACCAACCAAAATCCAACAACCAAGAATTGTTGGAAAACTACCAGCGTCTTGCCAATCGTGGCTTTCAATACGAGTATGTCGATCCCATCCAACAACCCGCGATCGCCGATCGATTTGGTGTGGAGGAGTTTGGGGAAGTTTACGTGGAATATGGCGACCAACGCCAGTTCGTACAAAGTACCAAGCGAGAATCCTTAGAAGAAGCTAAACTCACCAGCAGCATCGCCAAATTGGTGGGAGGTCGGCAAAGTACGGTTTATTTTCTCCTTGGTCACCAGGAACATTCTCCCAACAATCAAGGGGATGGTGGCTTGTCGCAAGCCGTTACGCGGCTGGAAAACAACAACATCAGTGTAGAAACCCTGAATTTAGCCGGTGGCAAGGAAATTCCCGATAATGCCTCTGCGATCGCGATCGTGGGACCGAAACAGAATTTTCTAGAATCGGAACTGGAAGCTTTGCAGGAATATCTCGACGACGGCGGCAGCGTTTTCCTCGCAGTAGACCCCCAACAAGAGGCGGGATTGTCGGAATTTTTATCGGAATGGGGAGTTTCTCGTAGCGATCGCGTGGCGGTGGATCCTTCACAATGGGTACAAGGATTTGGTCCTGTAGCACCTGTGGTTACCGATTACGGCAACCATCCCATCACCCAAGACTTTGGCGAAAATTATACCTTTTTTGTTTTGGCGAGTCCCTTGGAAGTGGAACCCCAAGAAGGCGTCAACGATACCCCATTATTGCTTACCAGTCCCAAAAGTTGGGCCGAACAAAATATGGATGAAGGACCCAATTGGGAATTTAATGCCGAAGAAGATATCAGGGGTCCGTTAGTATTGGGAGTTGCTTTTAGCAAACCCTTGGGAGAATCAATTGCAGAAGATTCCACCACAACCGAACCATCGCCGGAACCATCACCAGAAGCATCGCCAACACCATCGCCATCTCCCAATGCAGAAGATGGAGAAACGCCAGCAACAGATTCGGAACCCAAATCCCAACCAGAATCGCGATTGGTGGTATTGGGAGATTCTGATTTTGCCACCAATGGATTGATTTCTGGAAACTTAAACGGCGACTTGTTTGCCAATGCCATAGGTTGGTTAAGCCGACAAGAAGAACAATTGCTATCGATTCAACCAAACAAACCGGAAAATCGCCGTCTCAATTTAAACTCCCAAGATATACGTTTGATAGGCTTTTTGGCTTTATTGTTTCCCGTACTTGGCTTTATAGCTTCCGGTCTGTTTTGGTGGGTTCGGCGGTGA
- a CDS encoding DUF6464 family protein, producing MSTSLHTLYQRMRLQTYTRIKRQKEAYEQRMRLISGKPDKRSTCRFNAHSSFLLCAVNPSGPCETCTEYEPKREENR from the coding sequence ATGTCTACTTCTTTACATACGCTTTACCAACGCATGCGCTTGCAAACCTATACCCGCATCAAACGCCAAAAGGAAGCCTACGAGCAACGGATGCGTCTCATTTCTGGAAAACCCGATAAAAGATCCACTTGTAGGTTTAACGCCCATTCGTCATTTTTACTGTGTGCTGTCAATCCTTCCGGACCCTGCGAAACCTGTACGGAGTACGAACCAAAGCGGGAAGAAAATCGGTAG
- a CDS encoding ABC transporter ATP-binding protein yields the protein MLIQTRNLTAGYGDNPVLDRIQFHLHPGEWVSMVGANGSGKSTLLKCLSKQLSPRRGSVVLDGKNIHHLSPKAIAKKLALVPQHQDAPEGLTVNQLVEMGRTPYQAWWQWDLDWENRSPVEAALVQTQMRHLRDRPLSDLSGGERQRAFLALALAQDPQVLLLDEPTTFLDIRYQLELLELLKRLKQQRQLSVVTVLHDINLAARYSDRLVLMHEGNIWDAGTPEQVLTPSNIASTFGVEVAIAPTPVGLQIIPLSPCGDGSNGGDSQENCSFLSTVRGESFG from the coding sequence ATGCTGATTCAAACACGTAATCTCACTGCTGGCTACGGCGACAATCCGGTTCTTGATAGGATTCAATTTCACCTCCATCCAGGGGAATGGGTGAGTATGGTTGGGGCGAATGGTTCGGGCAAATCGACCCTGTTGAAGTGTTTGAGCAAACAGCTTTCTCCACGGCGCGGCAGTGTGGTGTTGGATGGCAAAAATATCCATCATCTCTCGCCCAAAGCGATCGCGAAAAAATTAGCTCTGGTTCCCCAGCATCAGGATGCCCCAGAGGGGTTAACGGTGAACCAGTTGGTGGAAATGGGGCGCACGCCGTATCAAGCTTGGTGGCAGTGGGATTTGGATTGGGAAAATCGCTCTCCGGTGGAGGCAGCGTTGGTGCAAACGCAAATGCGGCACTTGCGCGATCGCCCTTTGTCAGATTTGTCGGGTGGTGAGCGTCAAAGGGCCTTTTTGGCGCTGGCTTTGGCACAAGACCCCCAAGTGTTGCTGCTTGACGAACCAACGACGTTTTTGGATATTCGCTATCAGTTGGAGTTATTAGAATTGCTCAAACGCTTGAAACAGCAGCGGCAACTATCTGTGGTGACGGTGTTGCACGATATTAATTTGGCAGCTCGCTATAGCGATCGCTTGGTGTTGATGCATGAGGGAAATATTTGGGATGCGGGCACCCCCGAACAAGTGCTCACCCCAAGCAATATTGCCAGTACCTTTGGCGTGGAAGTCGCGATCGCGCCGACGCCTGTAGGTTTGCAAATTATCCCTCTTTCTCCTTGCGGCGATGGCAGCAACGGTGGCGACTCCCAGGAAAATTGTTCGTTTCTTTCTACTGTTCGGGGAGAATCGTTTGGGTAG
- a CDS encoding ABC transporter permease subunit: MFSSIIAIYRKELQGYFASPFAYAIAGIFWLIAGFFFLSILFGPQGIIAQAAYRDRLGISEPLDVPYEALRLFLGTLGSLSLFLLPMLSMNLYTEEKKLGTLELLATSPLTNWAIALGKLLAVATFYLTMLLPLIIYEVMALTASSPPLSATLIVSGHVGLLLLGTSVLSLGMFVSSLTDKTILAAILTFALVLFLWVIDIIAGNLSGAVGNILSHLSLVEHFQNISQGILDPSSIVLFLSYIFLGIFLTAQSIETFRFQRY, encoded by the coding sequence ATGTTTAGCAGTATTATTGCCATTTACCGCAAAGAACTTCAAGGATATTTTGCCTCGCCGTTTGCCTATGCCATCGCCGGTATTTTTTGGTTGATTGCTGGATTTTTCTTTCTGAGTATTTTGTTTGGACCTCAGGGAATTATTGCCCAGGCAGCCTATCGCGATCGCTTGGGGATTAGCGAACCTTTGGACGTTCCCTACGAGGCATTGCGTTTGTTTTTAGGAACCTTGGGATCGCTTTCCTTATTTTTATTGCCCATGCTTTCCATGAATTTGTATACCGAGGAGAAAAAGCTGGGAACCTTAGAACTTTTGGCGACTTCCCCGCTGACCAATTGGGCGATCGCGTTGGGAAAATTGCTGGCAGTGGCGACTTTTTACCTCACCATGTTACTGCCTTTAATTATTTACGAGGTCATGGCTTTAACCGCTTCCAGTCCACCATTAAGTGCTACTTTAATCGTTTCCGGCCACGTGGGACTGTTATTATTAGGAACCAGCGTTTTGTCTTTGGGAATGTTTGTTTCCTCCCTCACCGATAAAACCATTTTGGCGGCGATTTTGACCTTTGCCTTGGTTTTGTTTTTGTGGGTAATAGACATTATTGCTGGCAACCTCAGCGGTGCGGTAGGTAACATTCTCAGCCATTTATCCCTGGTGGAACATTTCCAAAATATTTCCCAGGGGATTCTCGACCCCAGCAGTATTGTTCTATTTCTCAGCTATATTTTTCTAGGGATTTTCCTAACCGCACAATCCATTGAAACATTCCGCTTCCAACGCTATTAA